From the Campylobacter sp. CNRCH_2014_0184h genome, one window contains:
- a CDS encoding RNA-binding S4 domain-containing protein translates to MRIDKFLNVVNITKRRAISEDMCKSGVVSINNQVVKASKEVKIGDEISIKFIEYTNIYKVLDIPTTKSIPKAMQEKYVVKIQ, encoded by the coding sequence ATGAGAATAGATAAGTTTTTAAATGTAGTTAATATTACTAAGCGTCGAGCTATCTCAGAGGATATGTGCAAAAGTGGCGTAGTAAGTATAAACAATCAAGTGGTTAAAGCCAGTAAAGAAGTAAAAATTGGCGATGAAATAAGCATTAAATTTATAGAATATACCAATATCTATAAAGTCTTAGATATACCAACAACCAAAAGCATACCAAAAGCTATGCAAGAAAAATATGTGGTAAAAATTCAATGA
- a CDS encoding RNA polymerase factor sigma-54, with protein sequence MLKQKTSITQKAKLSQTLRSWLPILQANIEDLKESLDEFAKENPFIEIKENSSITNNQNKYYQEYFSKNTTTQMIDAKSLEVKNVYELLSEQIIPPFFPTKKSQTIAEKIIECLNHEGYFEYDEEILGEFDPLEVEKIRQRFKYLDPVGVGAKDNQEAFIFALEHFDLDDELYEFCKMLILNLENAKDFIKDPLYKKAIAIIKKISIPPFLEYFEESMEIIPDIFIYQENGEIKIKINDDYYPEIAFEADGLDHEFLSAYLKDAKNLIDALAMRKATLYKLGLMIIEYQYDFFIGGDIKPMQLKDLAQDLERNASTISRAIANKYLSCDRGLIPLKSFFTTAVDDGETSNATIKDFLSNLIKKENPKKPLSDLKILELTQKEFPSVQLGRRTITKYRMQLGIGSSSERKKLYELM encoded by the coding sequence ATGCTTAAACAAAAAACCTCTATAACACAAAAAGCAAAACTATCACAAACCTTAAGATCTTGGCTTCCTATATTGCAAGCTAACATTGAAGATCTAAAAGAAAGCTTAGATGAATTTGCTAAAGAAAATCCTTTTATAGAGATCAAAGAAAACTCAAGTATTACAAACAATCAAAACAAGTATTATCAAGAATATTTTAGTAAAAATACCACCACGCAAATGATTGATGCAAAAAGCTTGGAAGTAAAAAATGTGTATGAACTTTTAAGCGAGCAAATCATACCACCATTTTTTCCTACTAAAAAATCCCAAACCATTGCTGAAAAAATCATAGAATGTTTAAATCATGAAGGTTATTTTGAGTATGATGAGGAAATTTTAGGTGAATTTGATCCTTTAGAAGTAGAAAAAATCAGGCAAAGATTTAAATACCTTGATCCCGTTGGAGTAGGGGCAAAAGACAATCAAGAAGCTTTTATTTTTGCATTAGAGCATTTTGACTTAGATGATGAGCTTTATGAGTTTTGCAAAATGCTAATTTTAAATTTAGAAAATGCAAAAGATTTTATCAAAGATCCTTTGTATAAAAAGGCTATAGCGATAATTAAAAAAATCTCTATTCCACCTTTTTTAGAGTATTTTGAAGAGAGCATGGAAATCATTCCTGATATATTTATTTATCAAGAAAATGGTGAAATTAAAATTAAAATCAATGATGATTATTACCCTGAAATTGCTTTTGAAGCAGATGGCTTAGATCATGAGTTTTTAAGTGCTTATTTAAAAGATGCTAAAAATTTAATCGATGCATTAGCTATGCGTAAAGCTACCCTTTATAAACTAGGGCTTATGATTATAGAATATCAATATGATTTTTTCATAGGCGGGGATATTAAACCTATGCAGCTTAAAGACTTAGCACAAGATCTTGAAAGAAATGCTTCTACCATCTCAAGAGCAATTGCAAATAAATACTTAAGTTGTGATAGAGGTTTAATACCTTTAAAATCTTTCTTTACCACTGCAGTTGATGATGGTGAAACTTCTAATGCAACTATTAAAGATTTTCTTAGTAATTTAATTAAAAAGGAAAATCCTAAAAAGCCTTTGAGTGATTTGAAAATTCTTGAACTCACTCAAAAAGAATTCCCAAGTGTGCAACTAGGGCGTAGAACTATCACTAAATATCGTATGCAACTTGGCATAGGAAGCTCAAGTGAGCGTAAAAAATTATATGAATTAATGTAG
- the speA gene encoding biosynthetic arginine decarboxylase codes for MIDYGINIWGANNFIIENGKVCVNHGKKPAIIDIVNTLRDDGYKGPLLLRFPHLIHKQIEQIYEKFSKAKKEFNYKGSFNAVYPLKVNQYPGFVKNLVNLGKEYNYGLEAGSKAELLLAMAYNNEGAPITVNGFKDKELINMGFIACEMGHNITLTMEGLNELEAMIEIAKNRFKPKPNIGLRVRLHSAGVGIWAKSGGINSKFGLTSTELIEAVNLLKANKLLDQFTMIHFHLGSQITEIHPLKKALNEAGNIYTELRKMGAKNLKAINLGGGLAVEYSQFKNETSRNYTLSEYANDVVFILKSIAEQKKDLEPDIFIESGRFVAANHAVLVAPVLELFSQEYTESKLLLKDKNPKLIDELYDLYKNIKASNALEYLHDSIDHMESILTLFDLGYVDLQDRSNSEILVHLIMRKAISLVGDQADLSSLQNEVQEKYLVNFSVFQSLPDFWGLEQNFPIMPLDRLNKKPTRSASIWDITCDSDGEISYSKDNPLFLHDIDVEAEDYFLGFFLVGAYQEVLGMKHNLFTHPTEACISINEKGFEVESVLEAQSILDTLEDLDYDIHAIMDNINEKIYASKLVNENQKKHILGEIYLFLNDNGYLKSIGSK; via the coding sequence ATGATTGATTATGGTATTAATATTTGGGGTGCGAATAATTTTATTATCGAAAATGGCAAAGTATGTGTAAATCATGGTAAAAAACCTGCCATTATAGATATAGTAAATACTTTGCGTGATGATGGTTATAAGGGGCCATTGTTACTTCGTTTTCCTCATTTAATCCATAAGCAAATTGAGCAGATTTATGAAAAATTTTCTAAAGCAAAAAAAGAATTTAACTATAAAGGTTCTTTTAATGCTGTGTATCCTTTAAAAGTCAATCAATACCCAGGTTTTGTAAAAAATTTAGTTAATCTAGGTAAAGAATATAACTATGGCTTAGAAGCAGGAAGCAAGGCTGAGCTTTTACTAGCTATGGCTTATAATAATGAAGGCGCTCCTATAACAGTCAATGGTTTTAAAGATAAAGAACTCATAAATATGGGCTTTATAGCGTGTGAAATGGGTCATAATATCACTTTAACTATGGAAGGGCTTAATGAGCTTGAAGCAATGATTGAAATTGCTAAAAATCGTTTTAAGCCAAAGCCAAATATAGGCTTAAGGGTGCGTTTGCATTCAGCTGGAGTAGGAATTTGGGCAAAAAGTGGAGGTATAAATTCAAAATTTGGTTTAACTTCTACTGAGCTTATTGAAGCGGTAAATCTTTTAAAAGCTAATAAGCTTTTAGATCAATTTACTATGATACATTTTCATTTAGGCTCACAAATTACTGAAATTCATCCTTTGAAAAAAGCTTTAAATGAAGCGGGTAATATCTACACTGAGCTTAGAAAAATGGGTGCAAAAAATTTAAAAGCTATTAATCTTGGCGGGGGTTTAGCAGTAGAATACTCTCAGTTTAAAAACGAAACAAGCAGAAATTACACCTTAAGTGAGTATGCAAACGATGTTGTATTTATTTTAAAAAGCATAGCAGAACAAAAAAAAGATTTAGAGCCTGATATTTTTATAGAAAGTGGGCGTTTTGTAGCGGCTAATCATGCTGTTTTGGTAGCGCCTGTTTTAGAGCTTTTTTCTCAAGAATACACAGAAAGCAAGCTTTTATTAAAAGATAAAAATCCAAAACTTATTGATGAACTTTATGATTTGTATAAAAACATTAAGGCTTCTAATGCGCTTGAGTATTTACATGATAGTATTGATCATATGGAGAGTATTTTAACCTTGTTTGATTTGGGTTATGTGGATTTACAAGATCGCTCTAATAGTGAAATTTTAGTGCATTTGATTATGAGAAAAGCTATTTCTTTAGTGGGTGATCAAGCTGATTTATCGAGTTTGCAAAATGAAGTGCAAGAAAAATATTTAGTGAATTTTTCAGTATTTCAGTCTTTGCCTGATTTTTGGGGTTTAGAGCAAAATTTCCCTATCATGCCACTTGATAGACTTAATAAAAAACCTACAAGAAGCGCAAGTATATGGGATATAACTTGTGATAGCGATGGAGAAATTTCTTATTCTAAAGATAATCCTTTGTTTTTACATGATATTGATGTAGAAGCTGAAGATTATTTTTTAGGATTTTTCCTAGTGGGAGCTTATCAAGAAGTGCTTGGTATGAAGCATAATCTTTTTACACATCCAACCGAAGCTTGTATAAGTATTAATGAAAAGGGTTTTGAAGTAGAAAGCGTGCTAGAGGCTCAATCTATTTTAGATACCTTAGAAGATCTTGACTATGATATTCATGCAATTATGGATAATATTAATGAAAAAATTTATGCTTCAAAACTTGTTAATGAAAATCAAAAAAAGCATATTTTGGGTGAAATTTATTTATTTTTAAATGATAATGGATATTTAAAAAGCATAGGTTCTAAATGA
- the cysE gene encoding serine O-acetyltransferase → MNIFKLIKEDFSMPKQKDPAYRSCVELVFNYPGVWAVVNYRFAHFFYQKGFKKIARIISGISQFLTGVDLHPGAHLGRRIFIDHASGVVIGETSIIGDDVLIYQGVTLGGTSLDKNTKRHPTIEDGVIIGSGAKILGNITIGKNAKIGSNAVVLKDVGSNLTAIGIPAYIKEHGKIDYEEKIAKLEARLAILEEKLNKEDK, encoded by the coding sequence ATGAATATTTTTAAACTAATCAAAGAAGATTTTTCTATGCCAAAGCAAAAAGATCCTGCATATAGATCTTGCGTGGAATTAGTTTTTAATTATCCTGGTGTTTGGGCTGTGGTAAATTATCGCTTTGCGCATTTTTTTTACCAAAAAGGTTTTAAAAAAATAGCAAGGATTATTAGTGGAATTTCTCAGTTTCTTACTGGAGTTGATTTACACCCTGGAGCACATTTAGGTAGAAGGATATTTATAGATCATGCAAGTGGGGTTGTGATTGGTGAGACTTCTATTATAGGTGATGATGTTTTGATTTATCAAGGTGTTACTTTAGGTGGAACGAGTTTAGATAAAAATACCAAAAGACACCCTACTATAGAAGATGGCGTGATCATAGGTTCTGGTGCTAAAATTTTAGGCAATATTACTATAGGTAAAAATGCAAAAATAGGCTCAAATGCAGTTGTATTAAAAGATGTTGGGTCAAATTTAACAGCTATTGGCATACCTGCTTATATTAAAGAACATGGTAAGATTGATTATGAAGAAAAAATCGCTAAATTAGAAGCAAGACTTGCTATTTTGGAAGAAAAGCTAAATAAAGAGGATAAATGA
- the tsaE gene encoding tRNA (adenosine(37)-N6)-threonylcarbamoyltransferase complex ATPase subunit type 1 TsaE, which translates to MKEMILSQNELYKLCEILPKNGVILLQGDLASGKTTLVQNYAQFLGVEKTLNSPTFSIMQAYDFQQGKIYHYDIYQEGFDGLLKNGLIENFFEEGLHLVEWGDEKLKKYLDKYQILNIILQIIPYENKRKYIIHE; encoded by the coding sequence ATGAAAGAAATGATTTTAAGTCAAAATGAGCTCTATAAGCTTTGTGAAATTTTACCTAAAAATGGAGTTATTTTACTTCAAGGGGATTTAGCAAGCGGTAAAACTACTTTGGTGCAAAATTATGCTCAATTTCTTGGAGTAGAAAAAACGCTTAATTCTCCTACATTTTCTATCATGCAAGCATATGATTTTCAACAAGGTAAAATATATCATTACGATATTTATCAAGAAGGTTTTGATGGACTTTTAAAAAATGGCTTGATTGAAAATTTTTTTGAAGAGGGTTTGCATTTGGTAGAGTGGGGTGATGAAAAATTAAAAAAATACTTAGATAAATATCAAATTTTGAATATAATTTTACAAATCATTCCTTATGAAAATAAAAGAAAGTATATAATACATGAGTAA
- the murG gene encoding undecaprenyldiphospho-muramoylpentapeptide beta-N-acetylglucosaminyltransferase has product MIAITGGGTGGHLAIARCLLQSARKQGIECIYIGSENGQDRLWFENEDGFYKKYFLSSQGVVNKKGLAKVQSFLHIVKLARKTKQILKEHNIKVVFSVGGYSSAPGAFGALMANIPLLIHEQNSKMGSLNSLLKPFSKAFFTAFDDQVNKANTFFCPYPISEIFSQKARVRKELKNIIFLGGSQGAKFINDLVLENALYFKEKGINIIHQCGKNDYERCKKAYEDLNVNVELFDFDKNIIDKISKADLAISRSGASSLFELSANLLPCIFIPYPYAAKNHQYFNALYLKERNLCEILTQEEKHQFLNLVKNFSLEEKSIALQELKSENGADFMIEKAKQMGFI; this is encoded by the coding sequence ATGATAGCAATTACAGGTGGAGGCACAGGAGGACATTTAGCTATAGCTAGATGTTTATTGCAAAGTGCAAGAAAACAAGGCATAGAATGTATTTACATAGGAAGTGAAAATGGCCAAGATAGACTTTGGTTTGAAAATGAAGATGGTTTTTATAAAAAATACTTTCTAAGTTCTCAAGGCGTTGTTAATAAAAAAGGCTTGGCTAAGGTTCAATCGTTTTTGCATATTGTAAAACTTGCAAGAAAAACAAAACAAATTTTAAAAGAACATAATATTAAAGTAGTTTTTAGTGTGGGTGGATATAGCAGTGCTCCAGGCGCTTTTGGTGCTTTAATGGCAAATATCCCACTTTTAATCCATGAGCAAAATTCAAAAATGGGAAGTTTAAATTCACTTTTAAAGCCTTTTTCTAAAGCTTTTTTTACTGCTTTTGATGATCAAGTTAATAAAGCAAATACTTTCTTTTGTCCTTATCCTATTAGTGAAATTTTTTCACAAAAAGCAAGAGTGAGAAAAGAATTAAAAAATATTATTTTTCTTGGTGGATCTCAAGGGGCTAAATTTATAAACGATCTTGTCTTAGAAAATGCTTTATACTTTAAAGAAAAAGGCATAAATATCATTCACCAATGTGGTAAGAATGATTATGAAAGATGTAAAAAAGCTTATGAGGATTTAAATGTCAATGTAGAGCTTTTTGACTTTGATAAAAACATTATAGATAAAATTTCTAAAGCAGATTTAGCCATATCAAGATCAGGTGCAAGTAGTCTTTTTGAGCTTAGTGCAAATTTACTTCCTTGTATTTTTATTCCTTATCCATATGCGGCTAAAAATCATCAGTATTTCAATGCTTTGTATTTAAAAGAGCGTAATTTGTGTGAAATTTTAACCCAAGAAGAAAAACATCAATTTTTAAATTTGGTAAAAAATTTCTCACTAGAAGAAAAATCTATAGCCTTACAAGAGTTAAAAAGTGAAAATGGTGCAGATTTTATGATAGAAAAAGCAAAACAAATGGGGTTTATTTAA
- a CDS encoding YggS family pyridoxal phosphate-dependent enzyme, whose protein sequence is MNLESIFEKTIKQNVRLVAASKYVQDEQIRELFKQGVVEFGENQVQALALKKEKLQDLEIKWHFIGNLQSNKINLLIKQNPLLWQSCNGLKIAKAVDKRLDYKLDTLLEINTANESSKSGIEQNKAIEEYLQIQEECKNLNLIGIMCIGSMDEEKVQESFEQTFKIYENLQKHGAKICSMGMSGDFELAIKCGSNMVRLGSILFK, encoded by the coding sequence ATGAATTTAGAAAGTATTTTTGAAAAAACCATAAAACAAAATGTACGTTTAGTGGCAGCTAGCAAGTATGTCCAAGATGAACAAATTCGAGAGCTTTTTAAGCAAGGTGTTGTAGAGTTTGGAGAAAATCAAGTCCAAGCTTTAGCTTTAAAAAAAGAAAAACTTCAAGACTTAGAAATCAAGTGGCATTTTATAGGTAATCTTCAAAGTAATAAAATCAATCTTTTAATCAAACAAAACCCATTACTTTGGCAATCTTGCAATGGCTTAAAAATCGCCAAAGCTGTAGATAAAAGACTTGATTATAAATTAGATACTTTATTAGAAATAAATACTGCCAATGAAAGTTCTAAAAGTGGCATAGAGCAAAATAAGGCCATAGAAGAGTATTTGCAAATACAAGAAGAGTGTAAAAATTTAAACCTTATAGGTATTATGTGTATAGGTTCTATGGATGAGGAAAAAGTTCAAGAAAGTTTTGAGCAAACTTTTAAAATCTATGAAAATTTACAAAAACACGGGGCAAAAATTTGCTCTATGGGCATGAGCGGGGATTTTGAACTAGCTATAAAATGTGGCTCAAATATGGTGCGTTTGGGGAGTATTTTATTTAAATAA
- the hisS gene encoding histidine--tRNA ligase has protein sequence MINALKGMKDLQDDQAALYEKVVKTCEEVAKNYGFTFINCPHLELTKLFKRSVGESSDIVGKEMYEFVDKAGNDVCLRPEGTAGVVRSYIEAKMDKAQSVKRWFYHGSMFRYERPQKGRLREFHQFGVESFGIASVYEDASIILMLNEIFKRLEIHTSLKINSLGCKECMGVYKEKLIAFLNSKEGFCEDCLRRKDLNPIRVLDCKNDHCQSLIENAPKLSENLCSCCKKDYEKLQKLLKENDVEFECDEKLVRGLDYYSKSAFEFVSDEIGAKAAVAGGGRYDRLIEYLDGKSGYGVGFAMGIERIMAILEQKQSIKAREGIYLCAMDEAYIDTIFKLANTLRKKHKVYLSYEAKKLAKHLNQADNANAKIFLCIGEDEMQKEEIFYKNLDSKENKNIKLANLENEL, from the coding sequence ATGATTAATGCTTTAAAAGGAATGAAAGATTTACAAGATGATCAAGCTGCTCTTTATGAAAAAGTAGTAAAAACTTGCGAAGAAGTAGCTAAAAACTATGGTTTTACTTTTATTAATTGTCCGCATTTAGAACTTACTAAGCTTTTTAAAAGAAGTGTTGGGGAAAGCTCTGATATAGTTGGCAAAGAAATGTATGAATTTGTTGATAAAGCAGGCAATGATGTGTGTTTGAGGCCTGAAGGGACAGCTGGAGTGGTAAGATCATACATAGAAGCTAAAATGGATAAGGCTCAAAGTGTTAAAAGATGGTTTTATCATGGCTCTATGTTTCGCTATGAAAGACCACAAAAAGGAAGATTGCGTGAATTTCATCAATTTGGTGTAGAAAGCTTTGGTATAGCAAGTGTGTATGAGGATGCGAGTATTATTTTAATGCTAAATGAAATTTTTAAACGCTTAGAAATTCACACAAGTTTGAAGATTAATTCTTTAGGCTGTAAAGAATGTATGGGTGTATATAAAGAAAAACTCATAGCTTTTTTAAATTCTAAAGAAGGTTTTTGCGAAGATTGCTTAAGAAGAAAAGACTTAAATCCTATTAGAGTGCTTGATTGTAAAAATGATCATTGTCAAAGTTTAATCGAAAATGCACCAAAACTAAGTGAAAATTTATGCTCATGTTGTAAGAAAGATTATGAAAAATTACAAAAACTTTTAAAAGAAAATGATGTTGAGTTTGAATGTGATGAGAAATTAGTGCGTGGGCTTGATTATTATTCTAAAAGTGCATTTGAGTTTGTTAGCGATGAAATCGGTGCAAAGGCTGCTGTGGCAGGTGGTGGAAGGTATGATAGATTGATTGAATACTTAGATGGTAAAAGTGGCTATGGCGTGGGTTTTGCTATGGGTATAGAAAGGATTATGGCTATTTTAGAGCAAAAACAAAGCATAAAAGCTAGAGAAGGAATTTATCTTTGTGCTATGGATGAAGCTTATATAGATACTATTTTTAAATTAGCAAATACTTTAAGAAAAAAACATAAGGTATATTTAAGCTATGAAGCAAAAAAACTTGCAAAGCATTTAAACCAAGCAGATAATGCTAATGCTAAAATCTTTTTGTGTATAGGTGAAGATGAAATGCAAAAAGAAGAGATTTTTTATAAAAATTTAGATAGTAAAGAAAATAAAAATATAAAATTAGCAAATTTGGAGAATGAGTTATGA
- the lptB gene encoding LPS export ABC transporter ATP-binding protein produces the protein MSKLEARNLEKIIKKTKIIHDVSLEVQSGEVVGLLGPNGAGKTTSFYMICGLILPTSGQVFLDSQDITKEPLNKRAKLGIGYLPQESSVFKDLSVEENLLLAAQVIYKDKNLLEQKIEQMLELLSIEPIRHRKGMSLSGGERRRCEIARSLMCDPKFLLLDEPFAGVDPIAVSEIQSLINDLKAMNIGVLITDHNVRETLAICDRAYVIRNGRLLASGNANEIAHNEDVKKYYLGSEFRLE, from the coding sequence ATGAGTAAGCTAGAAGCTAGAAATTTAGAAAAAATCATTAAAAAAACAAAAATCATACACGATGTTTCACTAGAAGTACAAAGCGGAGAAGTTGTGGGGCTTTTAGGGCCTAACGGAGCAGGAAAAACTACAAGTTTTTATATGATATGTGGGCTTATTTTGCCAACAAGTGGACAGGTGTTTTTAGACTCACAAGATATTACAAAAGAACCGCTTAATAAAAGAGCAAAGCTTGGCATTGGGTATTTACCTCAAGAAAGTAGTGTTTTTAAAGACTTAAGCGTAGAAGAAAATTTACTTTTAGCCGCCCAAGTAATATATAAGGATAAAAATTTATTAGAACAAAAGATAGAACAAATGCTAGAATTACTTAGCATAGAACCTATTAGACACAGAAAAGGTATGAGTTTAAGTGGGGGTGAAAGAAGGCGTTGTGAAATCGCAAGATCGCTTATGTGTGATCCTAAATTTTTACTTCTTGATGAACCATTTGCTGGGGTTGATCCTATCGCAGTGAGTGAAATTCAAAGCTTGATTAATGACTTAAAAGCTATGAATATAGGTGTTTTAATCACCGATCATAATGTAAGAGAAACTCTAGCAATTTGCGATAGAGCTTATGTGATTAGAAATGGAAGGTTGCTAGCTAGTGGCAATGCTAATGAAATTGCGCATAATGAAGATGTTAAAAAATACTATCTTGGAAGTGAGTTTAGACTTGAATAA